From the genome of Halorussus caseinilyticus, one region includes:
- the phoU gene encoding phosphate signaling complex protein PhoU: MPREDYQQKLIDLRENVLYMSEVVMERLRMGLDALEQKDEDLAWEVIDGDEEVNELYLELEQECIDLLALQQPVAGDLRFIAASFKIITDLERIGDLATNLGEYTLEANHDVFPEVDIQELGTLTLGMIDDAMATYADEDTDGCYDIADRDDQLDAQCERASEIVVRDLIETELENNTEQEVEQLLQDVSRLLLTVRDLERVGDHAVNIAARTLYMAENDDELIY; the protein is encoded by the coding sequence ATGCCCCGAGAGGACTACCAACAGAAACTCATCGACCTCCGCGAGAACGTCCTCTACATGAGCGAGGTCGTGATGGAGCGACTTCGCATGGGACTCGACGCCCTCGAACAGAAAGACGAGGACCTCGCGTGGGAAGTCATCGACGGCGACGAGGAGGTCAACGAACTCTACCTCGAACTCGAACAGGAGTGTATCGACCTGCTGGCGCTCCAGCAACCCGTCGCGGGCGACCTGCGGTTCATCGCCGCGTCGTTCAAGATTATCACCGACCTCGAACGCATCGGTGACCTCGCAACCAACCTCGGCGAGTACACCCTCGAAGCCAACCACGACGTGTTCCCCGAGGTGGACATCCAAGAACTCGGCACGCTCACCCTCGGAATGATAGACGACGCGATGGCGACCTACGCCGACGAGGACACCGACGGCTGTTACGACATCGCCGACCGGGACGACCAACTGGACGCCCAGTGCGAACGCGCCAGCGAAATCGTGGTCCGGGACCTCATCGAGACCGAACTGGAGAACAACACCGAACAAGAGGTCGAACAGCTCCTACAGGACGTTTCGCGCCTGCTCCTGACGGTCCGGGACCTCGAACGTGTCGGCGACCACGCGGTCAACATCGCCGCCCGAACCCTCTACATGGCCGAGAACGACGACGAACTCATCTACTGA
- a CDS encoding helix-turn-helix domain-containing protein, whose translation MSFVAEFSVSADDFALGDALAAVPEMQVEVERLATHSREWVMPFLWVSGGDPDAFGDALADDETVADVKTLDRLGDTRLYMVEWSESVKRLVDTMIDKHAIVQEAVARHEWFLKLRFADENQLSAFYRHFGPDFELHRKQRTTEPKHREFGLTPEQRETLVLASEMGYFSVPREATVEDLADHLGISTNSVSQRLRRAHDALVRNTLLANGRRRPE comes from the coding sequence ATGAGTTTCGTCGCGGAGTTCTCCGTCTCGGCCGACGACTTCGCTCTCGGGGATGCACTCGCCGCGGTGCCGGAGATGCAGGTCGAAGTCGAACGTCTCGCCACCCACAGCAGGGAGTGGGTGATGCCGTTCCTCTGGGTCTCGGGCGGTGACCCCGACGCCTTCGGGGATGCACTGGCCGACGACGAGACGGTCGCCGACGTGAAGACGCTCGACCGTCTCGGCGACACGCGCCTCTACATGGTCGAGTGGAGCGAGTCCGTCAAGCGTCTCGTGGACACGATGATTGACAAACACGCCATCGTACAGGAGGCGGTCGCTCGCCACGAGTGGTTCCTCAAACTCCGGTTCGCCGACGAGAACCAGCTTTCGGCGTTCTACCGCCACTTCGGACCGGACTTCGAACTCCACCGGAAGCAACGGACCACCGAACCCAAGCACCGCGAGTTCGGCCTGACGCCCGAGCAACGCGAGACGCTGGTGCTGGCCTCGGAGATGGGCTACTTCTCGGTACCCCGCGAGGCCACCGTCGAGGACCTCGCCGACCACCTCGGCATCTCGACTAACTCGGTCTCTCAGCGACTCCGCCGCGCCCACGACGCCTTAGTCCGGAACACGCTCCTCGCCAACGGACGGCGGCGGCCGGAGTGA
- a CDS encoding HAD family hydrolase: MTISAVVFDFDYTLAVPVQSREAVLAESTEAVGAPDLTREAYLDAHADHLDSESRTPIFAELLPEDGDTDPEALADTYRGKVAESLRPVEGTSGLLADLRRDYALGLLTNGPTKAQQSKLDQFDWVDHFDAIAITGDLDAGKPDERAFEAVLADLGVAPEEAVYVGDDPEADVEGARNAGLYAVQVVFEDGPEPHPDADLHLERDSLATELPDALRKL; the protein is encoded by the coding sequence GTGACCATCTCTGCCGTCGTCTTCGACTTCGACTACACGCTCGCCGTGCCAGTCCAGTCGCGCGAAGCGGTGCTGGCCGAGAGTACCGAGGCAGTCGGCGCGCCCGACCTCACGCGCGAGGCGTACCTCGACGCCCACGCCGACCACCTAGACAGCGAGAGTCGGACGCCCATCTTCGCGGAACTGCTTCCCGAGGACGGCGACACCGACCCCGAGGCGCTCGCCGACACCTACCGCGGGAAGGTCGCCGAGTCGCTCCGCCCGGTCGAGGGGACCTCCGGCCTGCTGGCGGACCTCCGGCGGGACTATGCCCTCGGACTGCTCACCAACGGACCGACGAAGGCCCAGCAGAGCAAACTCGACCAGTTCGACTGGGTGGACCACTTCGACGCCATCGCGATTACGGGCGACCTCGACGCCGGAAAACCCGACGAACGCGCGTTCGAGGCCGTCCTCGCCGACCTTGGCGTCGCGCCGGAGGAAGCGGTCTACGTCGGCGACGACCCCGAGGCGGACGTGGAGGGCGCGCGCAACGCCGGACTCTACGCCGTGCAGGTCGTCTTCGAGGACGGCCCGGAACCTCACCCGGACGCAGACCTCCACCTCGAACGCGACTCGCTGGCGACCGAGTTGCCCGATGCCCTCCGGAAGCTATAG
- a CDS encoding CDC48 family AAA ATPase, whose amino-acid sequence MNEVQLEVAKAYPNDSGRGIARLDPDTLLHLKLSPGDIIEIEGGDTTAAKVWRADRQDWNTDTVRIDGFTRQNADVGIGERVEIRKAEAEKADKLVLAPPEEASVQFGSDAAGMVKRQILKRPVVERDIVPVMSSTNHPFMRSPGQAIPLIAVETEPDGVCLITEDTEVELREEPISGFEKTGGGITYEDIGGLENEIQRVREMVELPMKHPQIFKKLGIEPPQGVLLHGPPGTGKTLLAKAVANETSASFFSIAGPEIISKYYGESEQQLREIFEDATEESPSIIFIDELDSIAPKREDVTGEVERRVVAQLLTMMDGLESRGQVIVIAATNRVDSVDPALRRPGRFDREIEIGVPDETGREEILQIHTRGMPLSDDVALDSLANDTHGFVGADIESLTKEAAMKALRRYLPEIDLDEEDIPPSLIDRMIVKRQDFNGALNEVEPSAMREVLVELPKISWDDVGGLEQAQQEVKESVEWPLSSPEKFQRMGISPPSGVLLYGPPGTGKTLMAKAVANETNANFISVRGPQLLSKWVGESEKAIRQTFRKARQVSPTVIFFDELDSLAPSRSQEMGSNVSERVVNQLLTELDGLEEKGDVMVIGATNRPDMIDPALIRSGRFDRLVMIGQPDEEGREQILKIHTDDTPLSADVSLRELAEITDGYVGSDLESIAREAAIEALREDDDATEVGMTHFRQAMENVRPTITEDLLDYYEQMKDEFKGGSSSPTEGRRGGRIGFQ is encoded by the coding sequence ATGAATGAAGTCCAACTAGAGGTGGCAAAGGCGTACCCGAACGACTCGGGTCGCGGTATCGCCCGTCTCGACCCGGACACGCTGTTGCATCTGAAGCTGAGTCCGGGCGACATCATCGAAATCGAAGGCGGAGACACCACCGCCGCGAAGGTGTGGCGCGCAGACCGACAGGACTGGAACACCGACACGGTTCGCATCGACGGCTTCACCCGGCAGAACGCCGACGTGGGCATCGGCGAGCGCGTCGAAATCCGGAAGGCCGAGGCCGAGAAAGCCGACAAACTGGTGCTGGCACCCCCCGAAGAGGCCAGCGTCCAGTTCGGCTCGGACGCGGCCGGGATGGTCAAGCGCCAGATTCTCAAGCGCCCGGTAGTCGAGCGCGACATCGTGCCCGTGATGTCCTCGACCAACCACCCGTTCATGCGCTCGCCCGGACAGGCGATTCCGCTCATCGCCGTCGAGACCGAACCCGACGGAGTGTGTCTCATCACCGAGGACACCGAAGTCGAGTTGCGAGAAGAGCCAATCAGCGGCTTCGAGAAGACCGGCGGCGGCATCACCTACGAGGACATCGGCGGTCTCGAAAACGAGATTCAGCGCGTCCGGGAGATGGTCGAACTCCCGATGAAACACCCCCAGATTTTCAAGAAACTGGGAATCGAACCCCCGCAGGGCGTCCTGCTCCACGGGCCGCCGGGGACGGGTAAGACCCTGCTCGCCAAGGCAGTCGCCAACGAGACTTCCGCGAGTTTCTTCTCCATCGCCGGACCGGAAATCATCTCGAAGTACTACGGCGAGTCCGAACAACAGTTGCGGGAAATCTTCGAGGACGCGACCGAGGAATCGCCGTCCATCATCTTCATCGACGAGTTGGACTCCATCGCTCCGAAGCGCGAGGACGTGACCGGCGAAGTCGAACGCCGCGTGGTCGCCCAACTGCTGACGATGATGGACGGTCTCGAATCCCGCGGGCAGGTCATCGTCATCGCCGCCACGAACCGCGTGGACTCGGTTGACCCCGCACTCCGGCGTCCCGGCCGGTTCGACCGCGAAATCGAAATCGGCGTGCCCGACGAGACCGGCCGCGAGGAGATTCTCCAGATTCACACCCGCGGGATGCCGCTGTCCGACGACGTGGCGCTCGACTCGCTGGCGAACGACACCCACGGCTTCGTCGGTGCGGACATCGAGAGCCTGACCAAAGAGGCCGCGATGAAGGCCCTGCGCCGGTACCTCCCCGAAATCGACTTGGACGAGGAGGACATCCCGCCGAGCCTCATCGACCGGATGATAGTCAAGCGTCAGGACTTCAACGGCGCACTCAACGAGGTCGAACCCTCCGCGATGCGCGAAGTTCTGGTGGAACTGCCCAAAATCTCGTGGGACGACGTGGGCGGACTCGAACAGGCCCAACAGGAGGTCAAAGAGAGCGTCGAGTGGCCGCTGTCCTCGCCCGAGAAGTTCCAGCGCATGGGCATCAGTCCGCCGAGCGGGGTCCTGCTCTACGGACCGCCGGGGACCGGCAAGACCCTGATGGCGAAGGCGGTGGCCAACGAGACCAACGCCAACTTCATCTCGGTCCGCGGGCCGCAACTGCTGTCGAAGTGGGTCGGCGAGTCCGAGAAGGCCATCCGCCAGACGTTCCGGAAGGCCCGGCAGGTCTCCCCGACGGTCATCTTCTTCGACGAGTTGGACAGCCTCGCGCCCTCGCGCAGTCAGGAGATGGGCAGTAACGTCTCCGAGCGCGTGGTCAACCAACTGCTCACGGAACTCGACGGGCTAGAAGAGAAGGGCGACGTGATGGTCATCGGCGCGACCAACCGCCCGGACATGATAGACCCGGCGCTCATCCGGTCGGGCCGGTTCGACCGCCTCGTCATGATTGGCCAACCCGACGAGGAGGGCCGCGAGCAGATTCTGAAGATTCACACGGACGACACGCCGCTGTCGGCCGACGTGAGCCTGCGCGAACTCGCCGAAATCACCGACGGCTACGTGGGGAGCGACCTCGAATCCATCGCGCGCGAGGCCGCAATCGAGGCCCTCCGCGAGGACGACGACGCCACCGAGGTCGGCATGACTCACTTCCGGCAGGCGATGGAGAACGTCCGCCCGACCATCACCGAGGACCTGCTCGACTACTACGAGCAGATGAAAGACGAGTTCAAAGGCGGGTCGTCCAGTCCGACCGAAGGTCGCCGCGGCGGGCGCATCGGGTTCCAATAG
- the larC gene encoding nickel pincer cofactor biosynthesis protein LarC, translated as MKTLAFDGRMGASGDMILAALLAAGADRDALAPVEDALPVRYEVGETDKNGISATVVSVLLEGGGDDETEDADADHDHHDHDDPSHDHDHHHHDHGHSHDHSHGNHSHSHAEGSGPLRTYPEVVELVESMDLSERVETDALAIFEILGEAEASVHGTDLESTHFHEVGADDAIADVVGAALLLDDLAPESVVTTPLSTGGGEVEMSHGVYPVPTPAVVEIAERADWSLRGGPVETELLTPTGAAILAHYAEGVESLPSLRVDSSGYGAGGYDFSEHPNVLRAMVGASEGGGLEYDDIAVLETNLDDAPPEILGGLQESLAEVGARDVSIVPLTMKKSRPGHLVKVVCKPEDAESVARRLAEETGTLGIRQTGATHRWIANREFETVAVEFDGDRYEIAVKLASDEDGTFYDVSAEYDDCAEVAREADVPVREVMRRAESAAREQ; from the coding sequence ATGAAGACGCTCGCATTCGACGGTCGGATGGGCGCGAGTGGCGACATGATACTCGCGGCCCTGCTCGCGGCGGGCGCGGACCGCGACGCGCTCGCACCCGTCGAGGACGCCCTGCCGGTGCGCTACGAAGTCGGCGAGACCGACAAGAACGGGATTTCGGCGACGGTGGTCTCGGTCCTGTTGGAGGGCGGTGGAGACGACGAGACCGAGGACGCAGACGCTGACCACGACCATCACGACCACGACGACCCCAGTCACGACCACGACCACCATCATCACGACCACGGCCATTCGCACGACCACTCCCACGGCAACCACTCGCACTCTCACGCCGAAGGCTCGGGACCGCTCCGGACCTACCCCGAGGTGGTCGAACTCGTCGAGTCGATGGACCTGTCCGAACGTGTCGAGACCGACGCCCTCGCAATCTTCGAGATACTCGGCGAGGCCGAGGCGAGCGTCCACGGCACCGACCTCGAATCGACCCACTTCCACGAAGTCGGCGCGGACGACGCCATCGCCGACGTGGTTGGTGCGGCGCTCCTGCTGGACGACTTGGCCCCCGAGAGCGTCGTGACGACGCCGCTCTCGACCGGCGGCGGCGAGGTGGAGATGAGCCACGGCGTCTACCCGGTGCCCACGCCTGCGGTGGTCGAAATCGCGGAGCGCGCCGACTGGTCGCTCCGGGGTGGGCCGGTCGAGACCGAACTCCTGACGCCGACCGGCGCGGCGATTCTGGCCCACTACGCGGAGGGAGTCGAGTCGCTCCCCTCGCTTCGGGTCGATTCGTCGGGCTACGGCGCTGGCGGGTACGACTTCTCCGAGCATCCGAACGTCCTGCGGGCGATGGTCGGGGCGTCGGAGGGTGGCGGCCTCGAATACGACGACATCGCCGTCCTCGAAACGAATCTGGACGACGCGCCGCCCGAGATTCTGGGCGGGTTGCAAGAGTCGCTGGCCGAGGTCGGCGCGCGCGACGTGTCTATCGTCCCGCTGACGATGAAGAAGTCCCGGCCGGGCCACCTCGTGAAGGTCGTCTGCAAGCCCGAGGACGCCGAATCGGTCGCGCGCCGCCTCGCCGAGGAGACCGGCACGCTCGGGATTCGACAGACGGGAGCGACCCACCGCTGGATAGCGAATCGTGAGTTCGAGACGGTCGCCGTCGAGTTCGACGGCGACCGCTACGAAATCGCGGTCAAACTCGCCAGCGACGAGGACGGGACGTTCTACGACGTGAGCGCCGAATACGACGACTGCGCCGAGGTCGCGCGCGAGGCCGACGTGCCCGTCCGCGAGGTGATGCGCCGCGCCGAAAGCGCGGCGCGAGAGCAATGA
- a CDS encoding TrmB family transcriptional regulator — MDDPTLSRLLREFGLSDKEIDTYLTILDHGEAKASVIADDAGVSKRYVYSVSEDLEERGFVSVNDHAVPTTIRAVPPEQVVDSLTQNVERMGPALESRYSRATPESDEFEVIKARVTVLKRITALIREADEEVALSLPHDHLSEVADELRDAVERGVLVLLVVTGASPGDDLALDGLATVARAWEEPTPTMITADRTHSLVAPPQMIARSNSGERAIAFTQPQLAPVIVGSFFGNYWPMAEEVYVADPHDLPETYADFRQAVLQATLHLRAGTDLVATVRGRRLNTEDGPDQLEGRVVAVRQGLVEPANNSFPVEAALVVETGAGRYSVGGDGAFVEDYEAEEVLLEPAE, encoded by the coding sequence ATGGACGACCCGACGCTCTCCCGACTCCTCCGGGAGTTCGGTCTCTCGGACAAAGAGATTGACACCTATCTGACGATACTCGACCACGGCGAAGCCAAGGCCAGCGTCATCGCCGACGACGCGGGCGTCTCCAAGCGGTACGTCTACAGCGTGAGCGAGGACCTCGAAGAGCGGGGATTCGTCTCGGTCAACGACCACGCGGTCCCGACGACCATTCGGGCGGTTCCTCCCGAGCAGGTGGTCGATTCGCTGACCCAGAACGTCGAACGGATGGGTCCCGCGCTCGAATCCCGATACTCGCGGGCCACCCCCGAGTCCGACGAGTTCGAGGTCATCAAGGCCCGCGTGACGGTCCTCAAGCGAATCACCGCGCTCATCCGCGAGGCCGACGAGGAGGTGGCGCTGTCGCTCCCCCACGACCACCTCTCGGAAGTGGCCGACGAACTCCGGGATGCCGTCGAGCGCGGCGTCCTCGTGCTGTTGGTCGTCACCGGCGCGTCGCCCGGCGACGACCTCGCGCTCGACGGACTCGCCACCGTCGCCCGCGCGTGGGAGGAACCGACGCCGACGATGATAACCGCAGACCGGACCCACAGTCTGGTCGCACCGCCCCAGATGATAGCCCGGTCGAACAGCGGCGAGCGCGCAATCGCGTTCACTCAGCCACAGCTCGCGCCCGTCATCGTCGGGTCGTTCTTCGGCAACTACTGGCCGATGGCCGAGGAGGTGTACGTCGCCGACCCCCACGACCTGCCCGAGACCTACGCCGACTTCCGGCAGGCCGTGCTACAGGCCACTCTCCACCTCCGGGCAGGAACCGACCTCGTGGCGACCGTCCGGGGCCGACGACTCAACACCGAAGACGGTCCCGACCAACTCGAAGGCCGGGTCGTCGCGGTGCGGCAGGGACTGGTCGAACCCGCGAACAACTCCTTCCCGGTGGAGGCGGCGCTGGTCGTCGAGACCGGCGCGGGCCGGTACAGCGTCGGCGGCGACGGCGCGTTCGTGGAGGACTACGAGGCCGAGGAGGTCCTGCTCGAACCCGCGGAGTGA
- the ilvD gene encoding dihydroxy-acid dehydratase: protein MTEKPDDLPSNEVTEGVERAPHRAMFRAMGYDDADLSSPMVGVANPAADITPCNVHLDDVAEAAYDGVDLAGGMPIEFGTITISDAISMGTEGMRASLISREVIADSVELVAFGERMDGLVTVAGCDKNLPGMMMAAIRTDLPSVFLYGGSIMPGEHDGREVTVQNVFEGVGAVAEGEMSEDELDDLERHACPGAGSCGGMFTANTMASISEALGLAPLGSAGAPAEFEERYDIAERAGELALDCIENDRRPSDVLDKRSFENAIALQVAIGGSTNGVLHLLALAAEAGIDLDIEEFDEISRRTPKIANLQPGGERVMFDLYEQGGVPVVIRRLVDAGLFDGDAMTVTGRTISEELDELDLPDDEDIDAEFVRPVSDPFHEEGAIKILTGNLAPDGGVLKVTGEDDFHHEGPARVFEAEEDAMQYVQEGHIESGDVIVIRDEGPRGGPGMREMLGVTSAVVGAGHEDDVAMVTDGRFSGATRGPMIGHVAPESFSGGPIGALEDGDHVTIDIPDRTLAVDLSDDELERRLDARDEPEMAYQNGVLAKYGATFGSAANGAVTNPGVKRDE, encoded by the coding sequence ATGACCGAGAAACCCGACGACCTCCCGAGCAACGAGGTCACGGAAGGAGTCGAGCGCGCGCCCCACCGGGCGATGTTCCGCGCGATGGGCTACGACGACGCCGACCTCTCGTCGCCGATGGTCGGGGTCGCCAACCCCGCGGCCGACATCACGCCGTGCAACGTGCATCTGGACGACGTGGCGGAAGCGGCCTACGACGGCGTGGACCTCGCTGGCGGGATGCCAATCGAGTTCGGGACCATCACCATCTCCGACGCCATCTCGATGGGGACCGAGGGGATGCGCGCCTCGCTGATTTCCCGAGAGGTCATCGCCGACTCGGTGGAACTGGTCGCGTTCGGCGAGCGCATGGACGGACTCGTCACGGTCGCGGGGTGCGACAAGAACCTGCCGGGGATGATGATGGCCGCGATTCGGACCGACCTGCCCTCGGTCTTCCTCTACGGCGGGTCCATCATGCCCGGCGAACACGACGGCCGGGAAGTCACGGTCCAGAACGTCTTCGAGGGCGTGGGCGCAGTCGCGGAGGGCGAGATGTCCGAAGACGAGTTAGACGACCTCGAACGCCACGCCTGCCCCGGCGCGGGGTCCTGCGGCGGGATGTTCACCGCGAACACGATGGCTTCCATCTCGGAGGCGCTCGGTCTCGCGCCGCTCGGGAGCGCGGGCGCGCCAGCGGAGTTCGAGGAACGCTACGACATCGCCGAGCGAGCGGGCGAACTCGCGCTGGACTGCATCGAGAACGACCGCAGGCCCTCGGACGTACTCGACAAGCGGTCGTTCGAGAACGCCATCGCGTTGCAGGTCGCCATCGGCGGTTCGACCAACGGCGTCCTCCACTTGCTCGCGCTGGCGGCCGAGGCCGGAATCGACCTCGACATCGAGGAGTTCGACGAGATTTCGCGGCGGACGCCCAAAATCGCCAACCTCCAACCCGGCGGCGAGCGGGTGATGTTCGACCTCTACGAGCAGGGCGGCGTCCCGGTCGTGATTCGGCGACTCGTGGACGCGGGCCTGTTCGACGGCGACGCGATGACGGTCACGGGCCGGACGATTTCGGAGGAACTGGACGAACTCGACCTGCCAGACGACGAGGACATCGACGCCGAGTTCGTCCGACCCGTCTCGGACCCCTTCCACGAGGAGGGAGCCATCAAGATTCTCACGGGCAACCTCGCGCCCGACGGCGGCGTCCTGAAGGTCACGGGCGAAGACGACTTCCACCACGAGGGACCGGCGCGCGTCTTCGAGGCCGAAGAGGACGCGATGCAGTACGTCCAAGAGGGCCACATCGAGTCGGGCGACGTTATCGTCATCCGCGACGAGGGACCGCGGGGCGGTCCCGGCATGCGCGAGATGCTCGGCGTCACGTCCGCCGTCGTCGGCGCGGGCCACGAGGACGACGTGGCGATGGTGACTGACGGCCGGTTCTCGGGCGCGACCCGCGGGCCGATGATTGGCCACGTCGCCCCCGAGTCGTTCTCGGGCGGTCCCATCGGTGCGCTGGAGGACGGCGACCACGTGACCATCGACATCCCCGACCGGACGCTCGCGGTTGACCTCTCGGACGACGAACTCGAACGCCGACTCGACGCCCGCGACGAACCCGAGATGGCCTACCAGAACGGCGTGCTGGCGAAGTACGGCGCGACGTTCGGGTCGGCGGCCAACGGCGCGGTGACGAATCCGGGCGTGAAGCGCGACGAGTAG
- a CDS encoding Lrp/AsnC ligand binding domain-containing protein has protein sequence MVRAYIAIITGAGASEDAVATFRDLSGVTEAHVVSGDFDVVAEIEGETVRDLQKIVTGGIHEVEGVGTTRTYIHLD, from the coding sequence ATGGTCCGTGCCTACATCGCAATCATCACGGGAGCGGGAGCGTCGGAGGACGCGGTTGCCACCTTCCGCGACCTGTCGGGAGTGACGGAGGCCCACGTCGTCTCCGGGGACTTCGACGTGGTAGCCGAAATCGAAGGCGAGACCGTCCGAGACCTCCAGAAAATCGTCACCGGCGGTATCCACGAGGTGGAGGGCGTCGGGACGACTCGGACGTATATCCACTTGGACTGA
- a CDS encoding DNA double-strand break repair nuclease NurA: MTLDPVHFDGIAGLADCIDYDAEDRDHRDAAETVWENFLDPLVGDDGLVVEPMDELARRRVNAEEIALEDAPFPTTHGLDAGTLNPKPFKNGLVLDVAHAAMSASPSDLDLHDCRTVVKALHSNDTTKDFGTDWESYDRGSRRRIVHTHLPQNQYEEDVVHALALYLAESSHALEHADRVSDLLLLDGPIYPKGVLRWNYRSPALTALFEDSDHVRRILANYAELVETFADRGVPFAGFVKNVSAKSVVRTLKRETDFGPVPWAHDAGLFAQILERRERRADGEFERLTDDLTLTNWFVSEAGVDDFFADETNPHLDRSLDPEQYRVTFCVVYDPRRDLVFKIEAPKAFTDDSETRERIERQILGEVAARRGPPQAISKADDLARIDRGSVDSLVKSFERSLDTKLDENYNAVRWGRDY; encoded by the coding sequence ATGACGCTCGACCCGGTGCATTTCGACGGCATCGCGGGGTTGGCCGACTGCATCGACTACGACGCCGAGGACCGAGACCACCGGGACGCCGCCGAGACCGTCTGGGAGAACTTCCTCGACCCGCTCGTCGGCGACGACGGACTCGTCGTCGAACCGATGGACGAACTGGCGCGCCGCCGGGTGAACGCCGAGGAAATCGCGCTCGAAGACGCTCCGTTCCCGACGACCCACGGTCTCGACGCCGGGACGCTCAACCCCAAGCCGTTCAAGAACGGTCTGGTCTTAGACGTGGCCCACGCCGCGATGAGCGCTAGCCCGTCGGACCTAGACCTCCACGACTGCCGGACGGTGGTGAAGGCGCTCCACTCGAACGACACCACGAAGGACTTCGGCACCGACTGGGAGTCCTACGACCGCGGCAGTCGGCGGCGAATCGTCCACACTCACCTCCCGCAGAACCAGTACGAGGAGGACGTGGTTCACGCCCTCGCGCTCTACCTCGCCGAGAGTTCTCACGCGCTCGAACACGCCGACCGGGTGTCGGACCTCCTCCTGCTCGACGGTCCCATCTACCCGAAGGGCGTCCTGCGGTGGAACTACCGGAGTCCAGCCCTGACCGCCCTGTTCGAGGACTCGGACCACGTTCGCCGAATCCTCGCCAACTACGCCGAACTGGTCGAGACGTTCGCCGACCGCGGCGTCCCGTTCGCCGGGTTCGTCAAGAACGTCTCGGCGAAGTCGGTCGTCCGGACGCTGAAGCGCGAGACCGACTTCGGGCCGGTGCCGTGGGCCCACGACGCGGGCCTGTTCGCCCAGATTCTCGAACGCCGGGAGAGACGCGCCGACGGCGAGTTCGAGCGCCTGACCGACGACCTGACGCTCACCAACTGGTTCGTCTCGGAGGCCGGAGTGGACGACTTCTTCGCCGACGAGACGAACCCCCACTTGGACCGGAGCCTCGACCCCGAGCAGTACCGGGTCACGTTCTGCGTCGTCTACGACCCCCGCCGGGACCTCGTGTTCAAAATCGAGGCACCGAAGGCGTTCACCGACGACTCCGAGACCCGCGAGCGAATCGAGCGCCAGATTCTCGGCGAAGTCGCGGCCCGACGCGGACCGCCGCAGGCCATCTCGAAGGCCGACGACCTCGCGCGAATCGACCGCGGAAGCGTCGATTCGCTCGTGAAGTCGTTCGAGCGGTCGCTCGACACCAAACTCGACGAGAACTACAACGCGGTCCGGTGGGGCCGCGACTACTGA